The Helicobacter canis genomic sequence CATAAAAACAAAGACAAAGCGATGAAGATTCTAAAAGCTAGAATCTATGAAGCCCAGCTTGCCGAGCAGATGGCGCAAAACTCCCAAGCGCGTAAAGATCAAGTCGGCAGTGGCGATAGAAGTGAGCGTATCCGCACTTACAACTACCCGCAAAATCGCCTGACAGATCATCGTATCAACACCACTTTATATAGCCTAGAAGAAATAATGCTCTCTGGTAATTTGGATTCTATCATTGATCTTTTGATAGCCCACGCGCAATCGCTTGCCCTAAGCGCACAAGAATAGCCCTAAAATAGCCCCTAAATCCCTAGTGCAGAAGTGTGTAATCTTTGTGGTCTTGCTAGAATCCAAGCAGTTTTGAGATAGCTCTCTTCTGCAAGACCCCAAAAGCTATTATGATAAATGTGCTAGTAGTGCCTGTATGCGCTGTATGCTCTGGTCTTGCCCTATGATTAGCAAAGCTTCGCATACGCCTATACCACCACCTTTGCCAAGTAGGGCTAGGCGCAAGGCTGGCATAAGCTTGCCGATTTTTACAGAGCTGGATTCTGCGTAGTTGTGGAGATAGGATTCTAGCTTACTGGGATTAAGAGCGCAAAAACATTGGGCAAATTCTTCTTCATCAATGATTTTTGCCAAAACTCTCAGCGCACTAGAATCCACTTTTTGTAGCATTTTTTCATCATAGGATTTTGGCGGGGTTTGGATATCTTTAAGCTGGGCGGCAAACTCTACGAGAGTTTTGCTCCTGTCTTTTAATGCGCTAAAAAGTAGTGATTTTATCGGCTTTTCATATTCATCAAGCTTCGCGCCAAATTCTTGCAATAGGGCTTCTAGCCTTGTATCATCACAGGCTTTAATGTAGTGTTGATTAAGCCATAAGAATTTTTCTTGATTGTAGCGGCTAGCAGAAGAATTGATGTCTTTAGCATCAAAAAGCTCGCGCATTTCTTGGAGAGAAAATATCTCCTGATCCTCATAGCTCCAGCCAAGTCGCACAAGGAAATTCAGCAGTGCTTCTGGTAAATAGCCCATAAGCTTATAGTCCATAACGCCCATTGCCCCATCACGCTTGCTAAGCTTTTTGCCATCGGGGTTGAGAATCATAGGGATATGATAAAACTTGGGAATAGAGAAGTTTAGGGCTTGATAGATAAGAATCTGCTTTGGTGTGTTGCTAGTGTGATCATCACCTCGGATCACATCTGTTACGCCCATTAGCGCATCATCGATTGCCACGACAAAGTTATAAGTCGGGCTGCCATCTGAGCGCAAAATGATGAAGTCATCAAGCTCTTTTGCTTGCACGCAGATTCTGCCTTTTACCCCATCATCAAAGACTATTTCACCATCAAGTGGGGCTTTTATGCGGATCACAGGAGTGCGATCGCTTGGCGGCGTGCCGGTAAAATCTCGGTAGCGATTGTCATAGCGCGGCGTTATGCCCTGTGCGCGTTGGGATTCTCGCAACTCTTCTAGCTCTTCTTTGCTCATATAGCAGTAATAAGCCTTGCCTTCTTCTACAAGTTTTTTAGCATAGCTGGCATAGAGTGGGAATCGCTCGCTTTGATAGATGATTTCATCATCACATTCTAGCCCCACCCACGCAAAAGATTCTAGGATCGCTCGTGCAGCATCTTTGGAGTTTCTAGCAAGATCTGTATCTTCAATGCGTATGAGAAATTTGCCTCCGTGCTTGCGTGCATAGAGATAGTTAAATAACGCTGTGCGCAACCCTCCAATATGCAAATAGCCTGTGGGTGATGGGGCAAAACGCGTAACAACCAATCGCTTATCCATTAGATCTCCTAGGTGCAATATTTGGCGTGGATTTTAGCAAATTTTTGCTATATTTTGCGTTTTACAGGAGCGTGGTAGATGTTTTTGCTTGTGCTATATATCATAGGGATTACCGCAGAGGGTATGAGTGGGGCATTGATCGCTGGGCGGTATAAGATGGATCTAATTGGCGTGCTGTTTATCGCTCTAGCGGCTGCTATTGGCGGGGGGTCGGTCCGCGATATACTCTTTAATCATTATCCGCTTACTTGGGTAGCCCATCCAGAATATATTATCATTGTTTGTGCTGCGGCATTGCTTACGACACTAATCCCAAGCGTGATTGCTCGGCTAGAGAAGCTGTTTTTGGTGCTTGATGCTTTGGGGCTTGTTACATTTGCAGTCATTGGTGCAGAGATCGCGCGTGCGCAAGGCTTAGGAGTCGTGCTAGTGGTAACCTCTGGTGTGATCACTGCGGTATTTGGCGGTGTGCTGCGCGATATATTTTGTGGGATTGTGCCGCTTGTATTTCGTAAGGAATTTTATGCAGGAGTAGCGATCCTTACTTCGCTTATTTATTATGGACTAAGTTTGCTTGAGTGGGATTTGGAGGTGGCGAGTATTGTGGCTGTTGTGAGTGGGTTTATCATTAGGATTCTAGCGATTTGGTATAACTTCTCTGTGCCGGTGTTTTCCTATGGGGCAAAGGAGTAGGTCTATATAAGGAGCAAGAGATGATTTGTGTATTTGACATAGAAACAATCCCAGATGTAGCACAAATTGCACAAGCATATAATTTGGATGGCAAGAGTGCTTTGGAGATTTGCACATACGCCTTTAATGCACAATTAGAAAAGAGTGGTAGCACATTTTTACCGCTTTATTGGCATAGGGTGATTGCGATTTCAAGTGTGGTGTGTGATGATTATGGGAAGTTTGCTAAGGTGGGGAGCTTTGGCAAGAGTGCTAGCGAGAATCTAGTCTATGATGAAGCAGGGATTGATAAGCTAGAGCAGTGCTTGATAGAGGAGTTTTTGCAATTTTTAAATACCAAAGAGCCTAGGCTTGTGAGCTTTAATGGCAGGGGATTTGATATGCCTGTGCTGCTGCTTAGGGCTATGCGCTATAACTGCAGCGCGTTTAGATTCTTTGAGGCGCAAAATTACGCGCGGACAAAAAGCAAATGGGAAAATTATCGCGCGAGATATAGTGAATATTGGCATACGGATTTGCTGGATTCTCTGGGGAATTTC encodes the following:
- a CDS encoding trimeric intracellular cation channel family protein produces the protein MFLLVLYIIGITAEGMSGALIAGRYKMDLIGVLFIALAAAIGGGSVRDILFNHYPLTWVAHPEYIIIVCAAALLTTLIPSVIARLEKLFLVLDALGLVTFAVIGAEIARAQGLGVVLVVTSGVITAVFGGVLRDIFCGIVPLVFRKEFYAGVAILTSLIYYGLSLLEWDLEVASIVAVVSGFIIRILAIWYNFSVPVFSYGAKE
- a CDS encoding 3'-5' exonuclease produces the protein MICVFDIETIPDVAQIAQAYNLDGKSALEICTYAFNAQLEKSGSTFLPLYWHRVIAISSVVCDDYGKFAKVGSFGKSASENLVYDEAGIDKLEQCLIEEFLQFLNTKEPRLVSFNGRGFDMPVLLLRAMRYNCSAFRFFEAQNYARTKSKWENYRARYSEYWHTDLLDSLGNFGSTRALTLDGVCKMLGIVGKYDVSGGDVYELFYKQKALDVINHYCQSDVLNTYWLYLKYAILKGELQSEEYGVILEDFASKLDSNAPYARVFKEQIACEITKLQGL
- the gltX gene encoding glutamate--tRNA ligase; its protein translation is MDKRLVVTRFAPSPTGYLHIGGLRTALFNYLYARKHGGKFLIRIEDTDLARNSKDAARAILESFAWVGLECDDEIIYQSERFPLYASYAKKLVEEGKAYYCYMSKEELEELRESQRAQGITPRYDNRYRDFTGTPPSDRTPVIRIKAPLDGEIVFDDGVKGRICVQAKELDDFIILRSDGSPTYNFVVAIDDALMGVTDVIRGDDHTSNTPKQILIYQALNFSIPKFYHIPMILNPDGKKLSKRDGAMGVMDYKLMGYLPEALLNFLVRLGWSYEDQEIFSLQEMRELFDAKDINSSASRYNQEKFLWLNQHYIKACDDTRLEALLQEFGAKLDEYEKPIKSLLFSALKDRSKTLVEFAAQLKDIQTPPKSYDEKMLQKVDSSALRVLAKIIDEEEFAQCFCALNPSKLESYLHNYAESSSVKIGKLMPALRLALLGKGGGIGVCEALLIIGQDQSIQRIQALLAHLS